In one Scyliorhinus canicula chromosome 3, sScyCan1.1, whole genome shotgun sequence genomic region, the following are encoded:
- the LOC119962951 gene encoding BTB/POZ domain-containing protein KCTD8-like isoform X3 — MAVRDSVLPISEMSSSFPEVVELNVGGQVYVTKHDTLLSVSDSLLAKLFSRNNVQVLPRDNRGRYFLDRDGFLFRYILDYLRDKQLVLPEHFPEKERLLREAEHLQMGELVRFLTPSVTKQSSVTEDTCHSDIEENSQSSDVLAKSAPYSAAADRRSGFITIGYRGSYTLVRDNQADAKFRRVARIMVCGRIALTKEVFGDTLNESRDPDRPPEKYTSRFYLKFTYLEQAFDRLSGAGFHMVACNSTGTATFINQYRDDKMWSSYTEYIFFPGVPSSSSSPTNC, encoded by the coding sequence ATGGCTGTCCGCGACAGCGTCCTGCCCATCAGCGAGATGTCCAGCTCGTTCCCCGAGGTGGTGGAGCTGAACGTTGGGGGGCAGGTATATGTGACCAAGCACGACACCTTGCTCAGTGTCTCCGACTCCCTGCTGGCCAAGCTCTTCTCCAGGAACAACGTCCAGGTGCTTCCCAGGGACAACAGGGGCCGTTATTTCCTCGATCGGGACGGCTTCCTCTTCAGGTACATCTTGGATTACCTCCGAGACAAGCAGCTGGTCCTACCCGAGCACTTCCCGGAGAAGGAGAGGCTGCTCAGGGAGGCTGAACATTTACAGATGGGCGAGCTGGTCAGGTTCCTGACGCCCAGTGTCACCAAGCAGAGCTCGGTCACAGAGGACACCTGCCACAGTGACATTGAGGAGAATTCCCAGAGCAGCGATGTGTTGGCCAAGTCTGCGCCTTACTCGGcggcagcagacaggagatcaGGGTTTATAACCATCGGCTACCGCGGCTCCTACACCTTGGTGAGGGACAACCAGGCGGATGCCAAGTTCCGCCGGGTGGCCAGGATCATGGTGTGTGGCAGGATCGCCCTGACCAAGGAGGTTTTCGGGGACACCCTGAACGAGAGCCGGGACCCTGACCGGCCCCCGGAGAAGTACACGTCCCGCTTTTACCTGAAGTTCACTTACCTGGAACAAGCCTTTGACAGGCTCTCAGGGGCCGGCTTCCACATGGTGGCTTGTAACTCCACTGGGACAGCTACCTTCATTAACCAGTACAGAGACGACAAGATGTGGAGCAGCTACACCGAGTACATCTTCTTCC
- the LOC119962951 gene encoding BTB/POZ domain-containing protein KCTD8-like isoform X4, with product MAVRDSVLPISEMSSSFPEVVELNVGGQVYVTKHDTLLSVSDSLLAKLFSRNNVQVLPRDNRGRYFLDRDGFLFRYILDYLRDKQLVLPEHFPEKERLLREAEHLQMGELVRFLTPSVTKQSSVTEDTCHSDIEENSQSSDVLAKSAPYSAAADRRSGFITIGYRGSYTLVRDNQADAKFRRVARIMVCGRIALTKEVFGDTLNESRDPDRPPEKYTSRFYLKFTYLEQAFDRLSGAGFHMVACNSTGTATFINQYRDDKMWSSYTEYIFFPLF from the coding sequence ATGGCTGTCCGCGACAGCGTCCTGCCCATCAGCGAGATGTCCAGCTCGTTCCCCGAGGTGGTGGAGCTGAACGTTGGGGGGCAGGTATATGTGACCAAGCACGACACCTTGCTCAGTGTCTCCGACTCCCTGCTGGCCAAGCTCTTCTCCAGGAACAACGTCCAGGTGCTTCCCAGGGACAACAGGGGCCGTTATTTCCTCGATCGGGACGGCTTCCTCTTCAGGTACATCTTGGATTACCTCCGAGACAAGCAGCTGGTCCTACCCGAGCACTTCCCGGAGAAGGAGAGGCTGCTCAGGGAGGCTGAACATTTACAGATGGGCGAGCTGGTCAGGTTCCTGACGCCCAGTGTCACCAAGCAGAGCTCGGTCACAGAGGACACCTGCCACAGTGACATTGAGGAGAATTCCCAGAGCAGCGATGTGTTGGCCAAGTCTGCGCCTTACTCGGcggcagcagacaggagatcaGGGTTTATAACCATCGGCTACCGCGGCTCCTACACCTTGGTGAGGGACAACCAGGCGGATGCCAAGTTCCGCCGGGTGGCCAGGATCATGGTGTGTGGCAGGATCGCCCTGACCAAGGAGGTTTTCGGGGACACCCTGAACGAGAGCCGGGACCCTGACCGGCCCCCGGAGAAGTACACGTCCCGCTTTTACCTGAAGTTCACTTACCTGGAACAAGCCTTTGACAGGCTCTCAGGGGCCGGCTTCCACATGGTGGCTTGTAACTCCACTGGGACAGCTACCTTCATTAACCAGTACAGAGACGACAAGATGTGGAGCAGCTACACCGAGTACATCTTCTTCC